The DNA window GAGCACGATGAGCGAGGCATACAAGGTGGCGGCCCTCGGCGACTACCCTCTCGACGCGGCGCGCATGTTCTACCTGGCCACCAAGGGCGGCGCCGTCGCGCTGGGCATGGACCACCAGATCGGTTCACTGGAACCCGGGTACGAGGCCGACTTCACCGTTCTCGACCCGAAGGCCACCCCTCTGCTGGCCAGGCGCACCCGCAACAGCCCCAACATCACCGACGTGCTGTTCGCGCTGTCGATCCTGGGCGACGACCAGGCCGTCGCAGAGACCTATGTGGCGGGACGACGGTCCTATGCTCGGGAGGCCAAGCCGGACCCGCAGCCCAAACGCAACTGGACCCTCACCTGGAGCCGCTACGACTGGGAGAGCGACACCTGGCTGCCCGACCAGCCGACCCCGGCCGTCGGATGGCGTGCCCCGGCGATCGACTCCTACGCCGGCAACCTGCACTGCGTCTACAACTCGACCCGCGACGAACTCCACTGGACCGTTTTCGACGGGACGGAATGGAGCACCCCCGTCAGCCTGGGCCGCCAGGCCGGGACCAACCCGAGCCTCGCTGCCTACAACGGCAAACTGTACTGCTGCTACGTCTCCCAATCACATAAAACGTTCCTGATCAGCTACGACGACGAGACAGGCGGATGGAGCCCGCCCCAGCACATCGCCTCCGCCCCTGACAGCGGCCAGCCGCCGACCCTGGCCGCCTACCACGGGCTGCTGTACGTGTTCCTGCGCGACCGTGAGTACAAGCCCGGATACATCCACTGCGCCACCTACGACGCCGAACAGGACCTGTGGAGCGCATGGAGGCAGCTCTGGCGCGTCGACACCTACGACCCCGTAGCAGCGGCCCCCTTCGCCGGACGGCTGTACGTCATGTACTCCCCTCGCCTCGCCGAAGACAGCTACGAGACGCAGGAACTGCGATGGACCTCCTACGACTCCGAGACCGACAGGTGGGACGGGCACCGGGTCCTCGCCGGAACGTTCGATACGGCCCGCCCCGCGCTCACTCCCTACAACGGTCTGCTGTACGCCTCCGGTAACCAGTGGGCGGGCACGGAGTTGCACAACTGGACCGCCAGGCTGGGACCCGACGTTCCGACCTGGAGCACCCCTGAGTGGAATGCGCAGATCCATCCGGGCACGTCGTTCGGCCTGGGTCTGACCGCCTACCACGGGCATCTCTACGCGGTCTACTTCACCCGCTGACCCGCTTCCGGTGAACGAGGGGAGCAGCCGGACGCGGCGAACACTGCGCCGGCTGCACTGACGGAACCGCGGCGCTCGTCGGGG is part of the Haloactinospora alba genome and encodes:
- the guaD gene encoding guanine deaminase; protein product: MTPLETLDSARANADASRSGNPAARETPAPESTVAVRGQLLWFHDDPFLVPNKYAMRYEHDGLLICSNGKIQHCGPYESVREHLPPQATFVDHRDKIITPGFVDTHVHYSQTAMIGAYGEKLIEWLQKYVYPEEMKFSDREYADEIAQLFCEQLLRNGTTTALVFCTSHPESVDALFEETNRRGMRMAAGKVLMDRNAPAELLDSSVQEAYEQSRRLIERWHHAPGTRGVYAVTPRFAVACTGEMLQAADDLWRSADGLIMHTHVSENPDEVYQVRGLFPERSGYLDVYHHYGLLGPRAVLAHGVQLTAGELDTCSTTRAAIAHCPTSNLFLGSGRFQLRDAKNPRRQITVGLGTDVGGGTSFSPLSTMSEAYKVAALGDYPLDAARMFYLATKGGAVALGMDHQIGSLEPGYEADFTVLDPKATPLLARRTRNSPNITDVLFALSILGDDQAVAETYVAGRRSYAREAKPDPQPKRNWTLTWSRYDWESDTWLPDQPTPAVGWRAPAIDSYAGNLHCVYNSTRDELHWTVFDGTEWSTPVSLGRQAGTNPSLAAYNGKLYCCYVSQSHKTFLISYDDETGGWSPPQHIASAPDSGQPPTLAAYHGLLYVFLRDREYKPGYIHCATYDAEQDLWSAWRQLWRVDTYDPVAAAPFAGRLYVMYSPRLAEDSYETQELRWTSYDSETDRWDGHRVLAGTFDTARPALTPYNGLLYASGNQWAGTELHNWTARLGPDVPTWSTPEWNAQIHPGTSFGLGLTAYHGHLYAVYFTR